From the genome of Ptychodera flava strain L36383 chromosome 13, AS_Pfla_20210202, whole genome shotgun sequence:
tgtcaTACATGCGTGTAATATTGTACACACCTCAATATGAAGACGTCAGTGATTCAACACAGTAAATTACAGGTTCTAAGCTCATTCACGGAGGTATACACTAGGTTCCCTTTGTATACGTGCCTCCATATGTTTAACCCTGTGATTCCTTTATAAAAATAGACCAATGTACAGTTTGCTGAACTGTAAGCTTATGCTGTGAATTGAtcgcaaatgacatcatttttctttcatgtgcaaaaataaatatttgtctgagtTTCCGCAAGtacgatgaaaataaaacctgtcAGTGTCACAATGATTACCAAAAGTCACATGAATTTATGGCGCAGACTACAAGTTGCAACAATAGCCACACATGCTAcaataaaatttgtcagaatttcaaGCAGAAGTGTTTGATGTCACATGTGTGtcgctatatttagtaacaaatctgAAATCACGATCAGTACTATTACATATACTATTATTGAGGTGGAATAAAACAAAAAGattgtgtttcctgtaacataACCTCAACAAGTAGGGTAGGCAGGTCAGAAAAGTTTTTCATTTTGACTTTGCCAGAAGAAATTGTGAGAAATATTCACTaatgaaatgatgaaaactAGAATCTCTTGAAAATGTTGCTTTTATTTAACTACATGTTTATCAGTTTTTCTCATCACCAAGCACAGAGTCCAAAGGTTGAATATTACTTTACATTAAAGTAACAGCATAGTTTTATTTGCCAGGAAAGTATAAGGATTCCAGACGCATTCTTAACATTGCACTTGACAGAGCATCCATAGACACTGTTGATGACGTGTCCATCAATCATGCACACTAATGCTCCACAGATGTTGTTTTCAAAGTTACGTAACTTCATGGTGAATCGGGTCCAACCAGCTATTGCCTCATTCTGATGTATTCCTCTACCAGCACACATTAAGGCAGCGATCACAAAGTTATCTCCTATCACAGCATCACTGAATTTGTCAATGCAGTTACCCTTGGAGCaaattaaatgaacttttgaaaaactTTACATTTACTATTCTCTCTGCACATTGATAaacttattttgaaatatttcacacaCGAAGAAAGAGACTAAATGTTAGACTAGGAAATgccaattattgaaatattgtgGTAAGCCAACATATGTTACTCCTCATATCTTTAGTGCTATCTTTCCATAAGATTAAAGAGATCTGACTTTAACCCtatcaccccaattccctgtaaacaggtccacaaccacctttgataacaataggtttgggcaaaaccatggtggtgatagGGTTAAATGAACCTTTCTATTTTGGTATGAATATATTAGATACCAGTAAATACTACTTTCAAAATATACAGAGAAAGTACCGGAATAATGTTGACAATGTTGAATTAATATTCACGAATAGTGAttaagccccaatagctgctaatttatgcattttttcatgattttatatattCAAACCAGAGTTGGTTCGTTTAAATGTACTTACCGAAGAacgtgtattgaagtatcactgctcgctgatttggaccatgcctacacgttttaacaggtttaataataaacgggtgccgcacccataaaatggcgcccccatgggaaaatagaaaaaaacagtatttcctgcacatatacatcgtgatcataacagaaacaagcatgatgccatttacttgactgcacaacacacgatggctaacattatgttgttgtaatctttgttGTCTCTGTCAAACGataagttttgaaaatggcgggaaatctaaaatgacgttaaaacttttgaattcACACGCCACTCTCGACACTCATggcagtgttatacactttttcagtctctaatgggtcttattcaaagaaaactcttggaaaactaaggatattttgagatcggtttattaaacatttgcagctattggggctttaactcTTCACCCAGAGAACAACTGAAGACATTTGTAAACGTCTTTGGTTAGATAAATGCATTGGATATTACTGTCTATCACCCTTACTCAGAATTCTACCAAACTGAACACAAAAAGATTATTGTAAAGTTTAAAGTTGAATCTATCCTTCTATAAAGATACACACAGTTCTAATCTGACTGCACATACTGTATTTACAAACAACGAAATACATACAGTGTCACTGTCAATATGTAATGACAAATACTATAAATATAAGCATATAATTATTATAAGTAGATTGAGTTCTGTATGGAGTTTTGATCAAATTATTGCAATCCACATATATTTCTATAAGATTTCTCTAAGATATCTATATGACATAATTTGGTTATCCATGCTTTCAACAACATAGCTTCACCAAATTAAAACTAAATTGCACTTTAACAATGTGTGGTTTGAATTTTTATAGTTACAATGTGCGGTTTGAATTTTCATAGTCAGTAAAATGGCAAAGAGAAAACCAATAATGCTGAAATATCCCGTAAACGACTTACTCAATTTAGATTggtttgcaaaatataaattataaaaaaatgtgtaattACGAATGAATCTCATATTTTATAtacttttcagtttttgttttttaataatttttgtgcTTTTAATGTTTCTGATTACCACTTCGAAGATTAGCCTTAGCTAAGAGAGCTTCCCttttaaataaagtctactTTAACTTTTTATTCTGTAAATTATCATTGTTGTAAAAGCTAAAGCAAGTCTTTTGGCATTTTACCAAGAATGCCATATCCACTAAATACTTTTAAAGCAATCTGacatttaaaaataacaaatccaCAACAAAATGCTGTAAACTGAATCTGTTTATACTTAAAATTATAGGAAAAAATCCTTATTATAAGTGGCATGGTTGTCAAAACCAGCACTTGGCTTGATAAGGTTCAAGTATCTTTGTATTAGGAAAGCCTGAAGTATAATCTTCAAACAGCGAATATGCATGCAATAAATGAATGAAGAAAACATAAATGATAATCTAACATGCTGGCTAAGATACACAGTTTTCATTATAGTCACACTAATGATCCATTCATAATATGAAAGAGGACCAACATGGATGGTATCCGTTGCATCTATGGATTTGCTGCTTCCCATGAGTCTTTGCCAGTTAGGATGTAGTTCATTTTCTTGTAGTGCATCAAATCCGTCCTCCGTACTTCATGAACAGCATCGTAAAGCTGCGACACTGACCTTGGTATTGCTTGAAACTTGGCGATTTCACTTAAATCATCATTGTAGGCCCACTGCAAAGTACCCATACGATGGGCATAACGATTGGGATATCCAAGGGTATTCCGTCTCCACTCGTAGTCTTTCCTGGCATCTTCTTCCATTTCTTCCTGACTGGGAAGTTTCAGGGATCCATTCAGAACAGCTACTGTAAATTTCACTTGACAGTCAAACTGAGGGAATGGGCAAATAGTTGAACATATTCCAATGAAAGCAAGCGATGGATACTGTGTATGAATCAGATGTTTGTAGAGAGGTGAGATGCGGTGGTCCTCCAACTTGACATTGCACTCTGGAGTCAAAAATGGGAAATTGTAATTATACCCAGTGCAAAGTAGGAGTACATCAGTTGGTTCTGAGGTACCATCGGTGAATACTACTTCTTTCTCTGTAAGATGGTCTATACCAGATTTCTCTGTCATGTTGCTAGGCAACTGACATATCATTTGTGCCTTGTTGTGACTTAGCATAACTTTCTTGGCAAATTCACAAATATTAACAGCTATATCTTTGCCTGATGAGCCGGCACCTAGCAGAACAACTGACTTATCCTTGAAGACTTGAGGGTGTCTGTAATTATGGCTGTGCATGATCTGTCCTTGGAAGTCATCTATGCCCAGTAGATCTGGAATCTTGGGAATGGCATAGTGTCTGTAAAACAAAGGAATGGATTTTACCCTTGGTACTGATTGTAACATGCACTATAAGCACAATTGCTTTCACCAGATGAATTCAAATTCGTATGATTCTATGTTTTTTCTCAAGATACCAATTGTACAAAGTACTTTTTAATCATATTTGCATGTGGAAATCCTATGCAGATCAGAACAAATATTTACTTCTGCGTATTTGTTACAGATCTGTGACCTCAATTAGAATCAGCCCAATGCAAATGCTTTTATGGACctcaaatattttcatcaaagtttTGATTCTGTGACTGCATAATGTATTTGTAGTATTGATCATTATGAATTGACCagattttaatgtaaatttgtaaatttgatgctatATGATGCCATCTCGTCAGAAAGATTTGAATTTTGCAAGACTGTGCTTTCATGAACTTAGAAAAAATTCTGGCTTCTGTGAATTAAAACATGCATATTAATCGTTTTGTCAGTTTCTCATCTCTCAAAGAACAACAattaaaattgaagtttttcgtTTTCAGATaattattttatacaaaaacCACATAAAGGAAATTCCACTTTCTATTCTCCATACTCTTTTTCCTGTCTATTCTTATCAGTGTCAATGTGTGATGAGTGTTCTGTAACATATATCTTCCCTACATCTGTTGTACTATGTCCAGACAATTCAGCAATAAATATCGTAGCACGATGCAGCAGGGGTTATGAATGCTGTAATGTCTGCAGACTACAGTTGTCACACAGCTGACCTTCAACCTCAACCAATGTACCGTGAAGTAAATTTGTGTTATTGTGTTATTCTGTCATCCCTcattcaaaataacaataaaactgCAGCATTTACTTATTCTATAATTGCTTCATTATTTGCAGTTGTGACAAAACATTCAGTTTCAGAGAGAGTAGCTTGGGCAaaggtttgtttattttcttataTCAAATCTAGCGACCCCTTTTTTAGAAAATCAACCTTTCCCATTGGAACAGtctgttttcaacatttaaagcttgccaatatttcaataataatagttATATACCGGTATGGTATTACTAACAATACAGTTTTGACATAAAAGGATTTTAAAATTGcaaataatgtaaaatgtattgCCACCATTGTTAATAAGCACTGCTGGTGTTGATTGCAATGCAGTCCAATGACAAGTGTGTTCACGCTTAGTACAACATACAGGATACcatatagacttggttcaagtcagtgATTGTGTAAAGTATAGTCAATTGAGCAAGTCTTAATGCATTAATGTTACTTTTATACTAAGATTCCACAGTACACTTCTACAGTCTCTGGGcagtagatgtgtgcataacAGAGTGAACACAATTGGCCGTAAGTTTATCCTGGCAAATCCAGTGATAACTCCGGTCAGAAAGTCAAGTCTAGATAACATTCACAGAACAATGATGTCTGGCAAGCTACAAGTCTGAAGTTTTCATACAAAACTCTGTCTGACTGGGttgaaaataattttccatTTATAGTTGAACATAGTctacaagaaaaatgtctttAAAGCTTTGCTTTCTTAAAAAGCAGTACATTGTTGGTACAATCCAGTAGAAACAGACTGAATTCAAGAGGTACTGTTAACCTTCAGATTTTAAAAAAGTTACTATTTGTCATTTGACCTGTTTTGGTTTTCAAATTCCTAATTTCAATTAGGActagtaatgctaacttttggtgatttttcctCTATTTTCGTTATGTTAACCATAACTTctttcttgttccactccccAAAGTATGCTgatattcaacttgtcaacccACAGCCTGCACACTGCTTTGCTATTGTTGACGAGTGAAATTTGGTCAagtacgttgtgagtttgaatccaattgaaaccaccgtattttctaccctgggttgacagctctgctgattgacagaattgtccccaaggctgtctttcgcccattttaagcgatgtattcattgcttcactttgataaagtttgtgtgcgatgtgtgatagttagcatacgagcgtgagtgcttcacgaactctacaggggttgcagtcagaaaaatgtaacaacttagttcGGTTATAGAACCAATCATTTTGAGAtttgggatttggccgagcgttTTTTTCTGTGGCtcctccgctaggtgactggatgccgcACATCGTGAGTTTGAATCTGATTAAAACCACCATATTCAAATGTAACCAGTAACTGTGCATTTTGCACATGCAGATGctatgttgacaaactaaatagcTGGTGTTTCTACATtattttgggagtagaataagaactttgCAATTGACTTAcaaaataacaagtcatcgttgatgacacagtcccacttgttaatgggtactttgattacatgtcctcagagaggatagagtcctcttcattaattaggtctgtgataaaaatactttgatacagatggcgctcaatggccaagaatgagttccaagGTGATGAAagcataaaaccaatgtaggccaccatcctaaagttcataaaatgagtcaactaggaattaatcaacaggatgttgcaaaacattttgcatacaattctaacacttaacagattatcactggtaccatatttcataaagtttgatgcagtatttacaacactatgagatcaacatctgtatcaagtttcatcacatttgatgttgtattaatttgtggctatatcaccctaattaggaaagttcattacttatgcaattacaaattaataaaaatgacTGTTTCAATGTTACAGCAACGTGAGCTTgacatcagttaacatctgtataaagtttcatgaatttgatgcagtccgtatttcttgacatatcagcctacttacgaatcttcaataattgacatgttactgctacatgacgtgaaacaaattgacgagcatatgtatgaaataggtcaatgtccttgtaccaactttgaatgatactggtggaaatatgtctgattatggctctgtacatttgaaaattgtaacaaaatcaccgccatgcagcgatatttgatcttactgtttaaaaaatcaacatgtatatgtatgacgtaagtca
Proteins encoded in this window:
- the LOC139148314 gene encoding uncharacterized protein isoform X3 is translated as MPSTSGSQSTNMLRVAVIGAGAAGLCAARHLASNPRMFEPRVFEKAKEIGGTWVYTEETGTDKYGEIIHSSMYWDLKTNLPKEVMAFPDFPFDKSLPSFIKHQDVLKYLNDYSEKYDLTKFINFNTAVDYVKPVHQDGQEKVLWDVGFRDVRKQSKELTIEQYDAVLVCNGHYAIPKIPDLLGIDDFQGQIMHSHNYRHPQVFKDKSVVLLGAGSSGKDIAVNICEFAKKVMLSHNKAQMICQLPSNMTEKSGIDHLTEKEVVFTDGTSEPTDVLLLCTGYNYNFPFLTPECNVKLEDHRISPLYKHLIHTQYPSLAFIGICSTICPFPQFDCQVKFTVAVLNGSLKLPSQEEMEEDARKDYEWRRNTLGYPNRYAHRMGTLQWAYNDDLSEIAKFQAIPRSVSQLYDAVHEVRRTDLMHYKKMNYILTGKDSWEAANP
- the LOC139148314 gene encoding uncharacterized protein isoform X2, encoding MCGDVQVTKRSRTLNSNTHRRRIMPSTSGSQSTNMLRVAVIGAGAAGLCAARHLASNPRMFEPRVFEKAKEIGGTWVYTEETGTDKYGEIIHSSMYWDLKTNLPKEVMAFPDFPFDKSLPSFIKHQDVLKYLNDYSEKYDLTKFINFNTAVDYVKPVHQDGQEKVLWDVGFRDVRKQSKELTIEQYDAVLVCNGHYAIPKIPDLLGIDDFQGQIMHSHNYRHPQVFKDKSVVLLGAGSSGKDIAVNICEFAKKVMLSHNKAQMICQLPSNMTEKSGIDHLTEKEVVFTDGTSEPTDVLLLCTGYNYNFPFLTPECNVKLEDHRISPLYKHLIHTQYPSLAFIGICSTICPFPQFDCQVKFTVAVLNGSLKLPSQEEMEEDARKDYEWRRNTLGYPNRYAHRMGTLQWAYNDDLSEIAKFQAIPRSVSQLYDAVHEVRRTDLMHYKKMNYILTGKDSWEAANP
- the LOC139148314 gene encoding uncharacterized protein isoform X1; the encoded protein is MCGDVQVTKRSRTLQNSNTHRRRIMPSTSGSQSTNMLRVAVIGAGAAGLCAARHLASNPRMFEPRVFEKAKEIGGTWVYTEETGTDKYGEIIHSSMYWDLKTNLPKEVMAFPDFPFDKSLPSFIKHQDVLKYLNDYSEKYDLTKFINFNTAVDYVKPVHQDGQEKVLWDVGFRDVRKQSKELTIEQYDAVLVCNGHYAIPKIPDLLGIDDFQGQIMHSHNYRHPQVFKDKSVVLLGAGSSGKDIAVNICEFAKKVMLSHNKAQMICQLPSNMTEKSGIDHLTEKEVVFTDGTSEPTDVLLLCTGYNYNFPFLTPECNVKLEDHRISPLYKHLIHTQYPSLAFIGICSTICPFPQFDCQVKFTVAVLNGSLKLPSQEEMEEDARKDYEWRRNTLGYPNRYAHRMGTLQWAYNDDLSEIAKFQAIPRSVSQLYDAVHEVRRTDLMHYKKMNYILTGKDSWEAANP